A window from Alkalidesulfovibrio alkalitolerans DSM 16529 encodes these proteins:
- a CDS encoding MATE family efflux transporter, translating into MDLTRDPIWRLVRAIAAPASVGFFFHTMFNVVDTWFAGQISTLAQAALSLSFPVFFLVIALGNGLATGTTALIGQELGAGRRQDGARLAAQGLTFGLLAGALLSIGGVLAAPMLFASLGAADEYLGICLAYMLPIFAGGWMFIVIYQFNAALQAQGDTRSNRNFLILGCLLNVGLDPLFIYGVSIGPLHVPAMGVAGIAWATLTVQAMGVVYLARRLRRSGLLGGLVPADFVPRRTAMAAILGQGLPATLNYLSIGIGIYIITWFIAPYGHVSVAAYGIATRVEQIVLLPSIGLGVAALALTAQNMGAGRFERVRESLRATLAAGLSIMTAGAVVIYVFAHELMGLFTADAEVIAAGARYLRIEAFALAGYVVLYVHISSLQGAKRPMFAIWIGLFRQIIAPLIVFSLVTRVFDASLVGVWWSILGIVWFSALVATIVGRRILERAMAQAEAAVSCSVTVDVKACEGSP; encoded by the coding sequence ATGGACCTGACGCGCGATCCCATCTGGCGGCTGGTGCGCGCCATCGCCGCACCCGCGAGCGTGGGCTTCTTTTTTCACACCATGTTCAACGTGGTGGACACCTGGTTCGCCGGACAGATTTCGACTCTGGCCCAGGCCGCCCTGTCGCTCTCCTTTCCTGTCTTTTTCCTCGTCATCGCCCTGGGCAACGGCCTGGCCACGGGCACGACCGCGCTCATCGGCCAGGAACTCGGCGCTGGCCGCCGCCAGGATGGAGCGCGCCTCGCGGCCCAAGGGCTGACGTTCGGGCTTTTGGCGGGAGCGCTGCTCTCCATCGGCGGAGTGCTGGCCGCGCCCATGCTCTTCGCCTCCCTGGGCGCTGCGGACGAATACCTGGGCATCTGTCTCGCCTACATGCTGCCCATCTTCGCGGGCGGCTGGATGTTCATCGTCATCTATCAGTTCAACGCCGCACTTCAGGCCCAGGGAGACACGCGCTCCAACCGGAACTTCCTGATCTTGGGCTGCCTGTTGAACGTGGGTCTCGACCCGCTTTTCATCTACGGGGTGAGCATCGGTCCGCTGCACGTGCCCGCAATGGGCGTTGCGGGAATTGCCTGGGCCACGCTCACGGTCCAGGCGATGGGCGTGGTCTATTTGGCCCGGCGGCTCAGGCGTTCGGGGCTGCTTGGCGGCCTCGTCCCGGCCGATTTCGTTCCCCGCCGCACGGCCATGGCGGCCATCCTGGGGCAGGGATTGCCCGCGACCCTGAACTATTTGTCCATTGGCATCGGCATCTACATAATCACCTGGTTCATCGCCCCGTACGGGCACGTTTCGGTTGCGGCCTACGGCATTGCCACGCGCGTGGAGCAGATCGTGCTTCTGCCGTCCATCGGCCTTGGCGTGGCCGCCTTGGCCTTGACCGCCCAGAACATGGGAGCTGGGCGTTTCGAGCGCGTGCGGGAGTCACTCCGGGCCACGCTCGCGGCAGGGCTCTCGATCATGACGGCGGGAGCGGTGGTCATCTATGTGTTCGCCCACGAGCTCATGGGACTGTTCACGGCCGACGCCGAGGTCATCGCGGCCGGGGCGCGGTATTTGCGTATCGAGGCCTTCGCGCTCGCGGGCTACGTGGTGCTTTACGTCCACATCTCTTCGCTGCAGGGAGCCAAACGGCCGATGTTCGCCATCTGGATAGGCCTGTTCAGGCAGATCATCGCGCCGCTCATCGTCTTCAGCCTCGTCACCCGCGTCTTCGACGCGAGCCTTGTCGGCGTGTGGTGGAGCATTTTGGGCATCGTCTGGTTCTCGGCGCTTGTGGCAACGATTGTTGGCCGCCGCATTCTTGAGAGGGCCATGGCGCAAGCTGAGGCGGCCGTGTCCTGTTCCGTGACAGTGGATGTGAAGGCCTGTGAGGGCTCGCCGTGA